A stretch of the Acomys russatus chromosome 23, mAcoRus1.1, whole genome shotgun sequence genome encodes the following:
- the LOC127206578 gene encoding 60S ribosomal protein L27-like, whose product MKPGKVVLVLAGWYSRCKAVTMKNIDNSTSGHPYSRALVAGIDCYPRKVTAAVGKKKIAKRSKIKSSVKVCNSNHLMPTRHSVDIPLDKTVINKDVFRDPALKCKVRREAKVKFEECYKTGKNKCFFQKLCF is encoded by the coding sequence ATGAAACCTGGGAAAGTGGTGCTGGTCCTGGCTGGCTGGTACTCTAGATGCAAAGCCGTCACCATGAAGAATATTGATAACAGCACCTCAGGCCACCCTTACAGCCGTGCCCTGGTGGCTGGAATTGACTGCTATCCCCGAAAAGTGACAGCTGCCGTAGGCAAGAAGAAGATCGCCAAGAGATCAAAGATCAAGTCCTCTGTGAAAGTTTGTAACTCCAATCACCTCATGCCCACCAGGCACTCTGTGGATATCCCCTTGGACAAGACTGTTATCAACAAGGATGTCTTTAGAGACCCAGCCCTGAAATGCAAGGTCAGGCGAGAGGCCAAGGTCAAGTTTGAGGAATGCTacaagacagggaagaacaaATGTTTTTTCCAGAAGCTTTGCTTTTAG